The following coding sequences lie in one Planctomycetia bacterium genomic window:
- a CDS encoding cytochrome c family protein, whose translation MARSSYLPLIVASAAGAAFVMAVGAIWAQTPAGDATSQKTAPETLPIIQLEPNKSAGEDRSDGPRTPDDLRFIGVSSCAASGCHGGTKVDLSYAQTDSLWWRSAYVVWATADPHARAYQTLRGSAAASIVRKLDRLPADRPVAPYHDRRCVSCHATTYPQEDHDATVAANAQADPRAAARESARWSQATDGVSCESCHGGARKWLGEHFLLRTNPASPTSADDAQQEKHRLAELGMLDTDNLAVQAQTCVRCHVGERSGSDVRDMNHDMIAAGHPALNFEFAAYKARMPRHWSLPQEPVARADRERRSWAVGQLVSAAAALRLSAERAAANLDLQPGAAHAPWPEFSEFACFRCHHALRSGANAEPTAQQNSALARAKGSDAPLGRQLWGTWNSWHTTQSLGLKENPETAELRALLRQASNPFVAETELRELSRTMRTCATKIEAAAEALGNAPADVSREQLAQTLADVAQAAATGTLSWDEATQAYLGAVALYRAQRAVAGLPLDKADDEAGRILKQLFNALRFDQPGERRFNSPTTYDRELVQGLFEKLSASARKGA comes from the coding sequence ATGGCGCGGTCGTCGTACCTGCCGTTGATTGTTGCTTCGGCGGCCGGCGCGGCGTTCGTCATGGCCGTGGGAGCCATCTGGGCGCAAACTCCGGCCGGCGATGCGACTTCGCAGAAGACCGCTCCCGAAACTCTGCCGATCATTCAACTGGAGCCGAACAAGTCGGCCGGCGAAGACCGCTCCGACGGGCCGCGCACTCCCGACGATCTCCGCTTCATCGGCGTCAGCTCCTGCGCGGCGAGCGGGTGCCACGGCGGCACGAAGGTCGATCTCAGCTACGCGCAGACCGACTCGCTCTGGTGGCGCAGCGCGTATGTCGTCTGGGCGACGGCCGATCCGCATGCCCGCGCGTATCAGACGTTGCGCGGCAGCGCGGCGGCGTCGATCGTGAGAAAGTTAGATCGTCTTCCCGCCGATCGACCGGTCGCCCCTTACCACGACCGGCGCTGCGTCAGTTGCCACGCGACGACGTATCCTCAAGAAGATCACGACGCGACCGTCGCGGCGAACGCGCAGGCCGATCCTCGCGCAGCGGCGCGAGAGTCGGCGCGCTGGTCGCAAGCGACCGACGGCGTGAGTTGCGAGTCGTGCCACGGCGGCGCGCGTAAATGGCTCGGCGAACATTTCTTACTGCGCACGAACCCCGCCTCGCCGACATCCGCCGACGACGCCCAGCAAGAAAAACACCGCCTCGCCGAGCTCGGCATGCTCGACACCGACAACCTCGCCGTGCAGGCGCAAACGTGCGTCCGCTGCCATGTCGGCGAGCGGAGCGGCTCCGACGTTCGGGACATGAACCACGACATGATCGCCGCCGGACACCCGGCGTTGAATTTCGAGTTCGCGGCCTATAAGGCCCGCATGCCGCGTCACTGGTCGCTGCCGCAAGAGCCGGTCGCGCGAGCCGACCGCGAGCGGCGCAGCTGGGCCGTCGGCCAACTCGTTTCCGCAGCGGCTGCTTTGCGCTTGTCGGCCGAGCGGGCTGCGGCGAATCTCGATTTGCAGCCGGGTGCGGCGCATGCCCCTTGGCCGGAGTTCTCGGAGTTCGCCTGCTTCCGTTGTCATCATGCGCTGCGCAGCGGCGCGAACGCAGAGCCGACCGCGCAACAAAACTCGGCCCTTGCTCGAGCGAAAGGGTCCGACGCACCGCTCGGCCGGCAGCTATGGGGGACCTGGAACTCTTGGCACACGACGCAATCGCTCGGCTTGAAAGAGAATCCCGAGACGGCGGAACTGCGCGCCTTGCTCCGGCAAGCGTCGAACCCTTTCGTTGCGGAAACGGAACTGCGCGAGCTGAGCCGAACGATGCGCACCTGCGCGACGAAAATCGAAGCCGCCGCCGAAGCGCTCGGCAATGCGCCGGCAGATGTCTCGCGAGAGCAACTCGCGCAAACACTCGCCGACGTCGCGCAAGCAGCCGCAACGGGCACGCTCTCCTGGGACGAAGCGACGCAAGCCTATTTGGGGGCCGTCGCGCTGTATCGGGCGCAGCGCGCCGTCGCCGGGCTTCCGCTCGATAAGGCCGACGACGAAGCAGGCCGAATTCTCAAGCAACTCTTCAACGCGCTCCGCTTCGATCAGCCGGGCGAGCGGCGCTTCAACAGCCCGACGACTTACGATCGAGAGCTCGTGCAA